The following are encoded together in the Candidatus Binatia bacterium genome:
- the rfbB gene encoding dTDP-glucose 4,6-dehydratase encodes MAKAPDLSRARFLVTGGAGFIGSNFVHHLRRRFPEAPITVLDKLTYAGNLANLGDVKDAPGFRFVKGDICDPATVAGAMEGVDVVVNFAAETHVDRSIEDPSHFVLTDTYGVYVLLEEARKRGCARFVQVSTDEVYGEILTGAADERAPLLARNPYAASKIGGDRLAYAYSVTYGVPAIVTRCSNNYGPFQYPEKLIPLFVTNALEDKPLPVYGSGRNTRDWIHVEDHCRALVAILEADDVEGETFNIAGGNERSVLEIAALLLERLKKPASLLQHVTDRPAHDRRYAIDASRLETKTGFRPQVDFARGIEATIDWYVANRPWWEAIRSGAFQQYYERTYGSR; translated from the coding sequence GTGGCTAAGGCCCCCGATCTTTCGCGGGCGCGCTTCCTCGTCACGGGAGGGGCGGGCTTCATCGGCTCGAACTTCGTCCACCACCTGCGCCGCCGCTTTCCCGAGGCGCCGATCACCGTGCTGGACAAGCTGACGTACGCGGGAAACCTCGCCAACCTCGGCGACGTCAAGGACGCCCCCGGGTTCCGCTTCGTGAAGGGGGACATCTGCGATCCCGCGACCGTGGCGGGCGCGATGGAGGGGGTCGACGTCGTCGTGAACTTCGCGGCCGAGACGCACGTCGACCGCTCGATCGAGGACCCCTCGCACTTCGTCCTGACCGACACCTACGGCGTCTACGTGCTGCTCGAAGAGGCGCGGAAGCGCGGCTGCGCGCGCTTCGTCCAGGTCTCGACGGACGAGGTCTACGGCGAGATCCTGACGGGCGCGGCCGACGAGAGGGCGCCGCTCCTCGCCCGGAATCCCTACGCGGCGTCCAAGATCGGCGGCGACCGGCTCGCCTACGCCTATTCGGTGACCTACGGCGTCCCCGCCATCGTGACGCGCTGCAGCAACAACTACGGACCCTTCCAGTACCCGGAGAAGCTGATCCCGCTCTTCGTGACCAACGCGCTCGAGGACAAGCCGCTCCCGGTCTACGGCAGCGGGAGGAACACGCGTGACTGGATCCACGTCGAGGATCACTGCCGGGCCCTCGTCGCCATCCTCGAGGCCGACGACGTGGAAGGGGAGACGTTCAACATCGCCGGGGGGAACGAGCGCTCCGTGCTCGAGATCGCGGCACTCCTCCTCGAGCGGCTGAAGAAGCCCGCGAGCCTCCTCCAGCACGTGACCGACCGCCCCGCGCACGACCGGCGGTATGCGATCGACGCGTCCCGTCTCGAGACGAAGACCGGCTTCCGCCCGCAGGTCGATTTCGCGCGCGGAATCGAGGCGACGATCGACTGGTACGTGGCGAACCGCCCGTGGTGGGAAGCGATCCGCTCGGGCGCGTTCCAGCAGTACTACGAACGGACCTACGGGTCCCGGTAG
- a CDS encoding oligosaccharide flippase family protein encodes MRRLVRSTAILGLGSVATVVAAIVRAKILAARLGPEGTGVLAQLASLTAVLVPLATLGIGNGLVAMIAEARAANDFARVHALTRLGSRLAWGVGGGLALLAALASPWLAAGIYRDSAFTWAILLGAASVPLSAVASVNISMLQGHQAVRSMA; translated from the coding sequence GTGCGCCGGCTCGTCCGCTCCACCGCGATCCTCGGTCTCGGCTCCGTCGCGACCGTCGTGGCCGCCATCGTGCGCGCGAAGATCCTCGCCGCGCGGCTGGGGCCCGAAGGGACCGGCGTCCTCGCCCAGCTCGCCTCGCTGACCGCGGTCCTCGTCCCGCTCGCCACGCTCGGCATCGGCAACGGGCTCGTGGCGATGATCGCCGAGGCGCGCGCCGCGAACGACTTCGCGCGCGTGCACGCCTTGACGCGCCTGGGATCCCGGCTCGCGTGGGGCGTCGGCGGCGGCCTCGCCCTCCTGGCCGCGCTCGCCTCGCCCTGGCTCGCCGCGGGGATCTACCGCGATTCGGCGTTCACCTGGGCCATTCTCCTCGGCGCGGCCTCGGTCCCGCTCTCGGCCGTCGCGTCGGTGAACATCTCGATGCTCCAGGGGCACCAGGCCGTGCGCTCCATGGC
- a CDS encoding dTDP-4-dehydrorhamnose 3,5-epimerase family protein, whose protein sequence is MKLIDGVHVKPLKVIADERGYLMEMMRKDDPFFQRFGQTYVSVAYPGVVKGWHYHKIQTDHFVIVKGMMKVVLYDDREGSPTRGTVNEFFMGEKNPILITIPPGVWHGMKGIGTEPAMLVNTPTEPYRYDQPDEYRADPHKNDIPYDWSRKDG, encoded by the coding sequence ATGAAGCTGATCGACGGGGTGCACGTGAAGCCGCTCAAGGTCATCGCCGACGAGCGCGGCTACCTGATGGAGATGATGCGGAAGGACGACCCCTTCTTCCAGCGCTTCGGCCAGACCTACGTCTCGGTGGCCTATCCCGGCGTGGTGAAGGGATGGCACTACCACAAGATCCAGACCGATCACTTCGTGATCGTGAAGGGGATGATGAAGGTGGTGCTCTACGACGACCGCGAGGGCTCGCCCACGCGCGGCACGGTGAACGAGTTCTTCATGGGGGAGAAGAATCCCATCCTGATCACGATTCCGCCGGGCGTGTGGCACGGCATGAAGGGGATCGGCACCGAGCCCGCGATGCTCGTCAACACGCCGACCGAGCCCTACCGGTACGACCAGCCCGACGAGTACCGCGCGGACCCCCACAAGAACGACATCCCCTACGACTGGTCGCGCAAGGATGGCTGA